From Watersipora subatra chromosome 2, tzWatSuba1.1, whole genome shotgun sequence, one genomic window encodes:
- the LOC137387013 gene encoding uncharacterized protein, with product MFVCVGSDDGQTINLVDEQQRFPTNGEVVTVALNCCLVLIAVLSATFCVADGLPKSRVVKNKVACRDQSNQMRDVKLWSLNLTFEAEYKVCACVPSTGLSPITNWTAKKEPLLFHCDDL from the exons ATGTTTGTATGTGTCGGTTCAGACGATGGACAAACCATCAATCTG GTTGATGAGCAGCAACGCTTCCCTACAAATG GTGAAGTTGTGACTGTCGCACTAAACTGC TGCTTGGTGTTAATCGCTGTTTTATCGGCAACTTTTTGTGTGGCTGATGGCCTTCCAAAGTCGAGAGTTGTTAAAAACAAAG TTGCCTGTCGTGACCAAAGTAACCAAATGCGAG aTGTCAAGCTGTGGTCTCTCAATCTGACTTTCGAAGCTGAATACAAG GTTTGTGCCTGTGTTCCCAGCACTGGACTATCGCCAATTACTAACTGGACTGCCAAAAAAGAACCGCTTTTATTTCATTGTGATGATTTGTAG